The genomic stretch GAGTACATGGCAAACGGCAGTTTAGATGACTGGCTGCATCCTACAGAGGAAATTCACGTTGACAACTCAGATACAGCAACACGGCATCTAAACCTTCGTCAGAGACTTGAAATTGCAGTAGATGTTGCTTTTGCTTTGGAATACCTTCATCATGATTATGGATCGTCAGTGATTCATTGCGACCTCAAGCCAAGCAATGTTCTCCTTGATGAAGATATGATAGCACATGTCGGAGACTTTGGATTGGTGAAATTCCTCTCCCAAGCCATTGTTAGCTCGAGTCACAATCAGTCCAGCTCTATTGGAGTTGGAGGGACTATTGGCTATGTACCTCCAGGTAACTAACAAGCATCCCCATTCCAACCCCCTCCCAGAGCCGGCTAATATAATGCTCTAGTAATTTGTTACAGAAAGTAAATAATGGGTCATCAAGCTAATCCACACCATACAGTCTAGGGTTCAAAGTTACTGTTAGATAGTTTACAGCTTTCTTATAATTTGGAGTCTATTGACAATGCAAAAAGGGTATCTCAAATCTAATAGACGGTCCTGCCACCTTGCTAACTACtccatattttttttaaaatgttgCTGATATATGTTTTTGCAGAATATGGAATGGGAAATGGGGCATCCATGGGTGGAGATGTGTACAGTTTCGGGATCCTTGTTCTGGAATTGTTCACTGGAAAAAGGCCAACAGATGGCAGTTTCAAAGAAGAGAGTAGTTTACGTGACTTTGTGAAAGCAGGTCTGTCTGAACAGGATATCAGGATTGCGGACCAGGCTCTTCTTCAAGATATGGCTACAGAGGATTCTGACAGCCAGTTAGTTTTTGAGGTTGTGACTTCGGTCTTTGAAATTGCACTTACTTGCTGCACTGAAGTCCAACATGAAAGGCCGGATATTAGTGACATTGTTGCAAAGTTATCTTCAATCCAAACCAAATGCTACAGCGAGCCAAATTTATCATTCCAAATGCTACACCGAGCCACCAATGGGTTCTCTTCTAAAAATTTAATTGGTAGTGGGGCATCTGGGGTGGTATACAAGGGTATCCTTGAAGATGTTGGAACAGTTATTGCAGTCAAGATATTCAATCTTGAACATTGCGGAGTGTCTAAGAGTTTTGTCGCTGAATGCAAAGCACTCCGCAACATCAGGCACAAGAATCTCATCAAGGTCATTACAGCTTGTTCAAGTCTGGATTACGAACGCAATGACTTCAAGGCCATTGTTTATGAGTACATGGCAAACGGCAGTTTAGATGACTGGCTGCATCCTACAGAGGAAATTCACGTTGACAACTCAGATACAACATCACGGCATCTAAACCTTCGTCAGAGACTTGAAATTGCAGTAGATGTTGCTTTTGCTTTGGAATACCTTCATCATGATTGTGGATCATCAGCGATTCATTGCGACCTCAAGCCAAGCAATGTTCTCCTTGATGAAGATATGATGGCACATGTCGGAGACTTTGGATTGGCGAAATTCCTCTCCCAAGCTATTGTTAGCTCGAGTCACAATCAGTCCAGCTCTATTGGAGTTAGAGGGACTATTGGCTATGCACCTCCAGGTAACTAACAAGCATCCCCATTCCAACCCCCTCCCAGAGCCGGCTAATATAATGCTCTAGTAATTTGTTACAGAAAGTAAATAATGGGTCATCAAGCTAATCCACACCATACAGTCTAGGGTTCAAAGTTACTGTTAGATAGTTTACAGCTTTCTTATAATTTGGAGTCTATTGACAATGCAAAAAGGGTATCTCAAATCTAATAGACGGTCCTGCCACCTTGCTAACTACtccatattttttttaaaatgttgCTGATATATGTTTTTGCAGAATATGGAATGGGAAATGGGGCATCCATGGGTGGAGATGTGTACAGTTTCGGGATCCTTGTTCTGGAATTGTTCACTGGAAAAAGGCCAACAGATGGCAGTTTCAAAGAAGAGAGTAGTTTACGTGACTTTGTGAAAGCAGGTCTGTCTGAACAGGATATCAGGATTGCGGACCAGGCTCTTCTTCAAGATATGGCTACAGAGGATTCTGACAGCCAGTTAGTTTTTGAGGTTGTGACTTCGGTCTTTGAAATTGCACTTACTTGCTGCACTGAAGTCCAACATGAAAGGCCGGATATTAGTGACATTGTTGCAAAGTTATCTTCAATCCAAACCAAATGCTACAGCGAGCCAAATTTATCATTCCAAATGCTACACCGAGCCACCAATGGGTTCTCTTCTAAAAATTTAATTGGTAGTGGGGCATCTGGGGTGGTATACAAGGGTATCCTTGAAGATGTTGGAACAGTTATTGCAGTCAAGATATTCAATCTTGAACATTGCGGAGTGTCTAAGAGTTTTGTCGCTGAATGCAAAGCACTCCGCAACATCAGGCACAGGAATCTCATCAAGGTCATTACAGCTTGTTCAAGTCTGGATTACAAAGGCAATGACTTCAAGGCCATTGTTTATGAGTACATGGCAAACGGCAGTTTAGATGACTGGCTGCATCCTACAGAGGAAATTCACGTTGACAACTCAGATACAACATCACGGCATCTAAACCTTCGTCAGAGACTTGAAATTGCAGTAGATGTTGCTTTTGCTTTGGAATACCTTCATCATGATTGTGGATCATCAGCGATTCATTGCGACCTCAAGCCAAGCAATGTTCTCCTTGATGAAGATATGATGGCACATGTCGGAGACTTTGGATTGGCGAAATTCCTCTCCCAAGCTATTGTTAGCTCGAGTCACAATCAGTCCAGCTCTATTGGAGTTAGAGGGACTATTGGCTATGCACCTCCAGGTAACTAACAAGCATCCCCATTCCAACCCCCTCCCAAAGCCGGCTAATATAATGCTCAAGTAATTTTTAACAGAAAGTAAATAATGGGTCATCAAGCTAATCCACACCATACAGTCTAGGGTTCAAACTTAAAAGTTACTgtgatttttttttctcctgcATATCTTGACAAATTTAATAGTTAATAATCTTTGACACCGGAAATAATTATTTTTGGGTCCTCCTTTTGTTGTAAAACAACTCCAGAGTCGACTAGTTTAGTAGTCTTAGTTTATATTTACAAtatatttaccttgttagttagTTTATAGCTTTCTTATAATTTGGAGTTTATTGACAATGCAAAAAGGGTATCTCAAATCTAATAGACGGTCCTTTCACCTTGCTAACTACTCCATATTTGTTTTAAAATGTTGGTGATATATGTTTTTGCAGAATATGGAATGGGAAATGGGGCATCCATGGGTGGAGATGTGTACAGTTTCGGGATCTTTGTTCTGGAAATGTTTACTGGAAAAAGGCCTACAGATGGCAGTTTCAAAGAAGGGAGGAATCTACGTGACTTTGTGAAAGCAGGTCTGTCTGAACAGGATATCAGGATTGCGGACCAGGCTCTTCTTCAAGAGATGGCTACAGAGGATTCTGCCAGCCAGTTAGTATTTGAGGTTGTGATTTCGGTCTTTGAAATTGCACTTACTTGCTGCACTGAAGTCCAACATGAAAGGCCGGATATTAGTGACATTGTTGCAAAGCTATCTTCAGTCCGAACCAAGCTCCAAGGACTTCATATGCAGCAACAAAGCAGAAGCTCTGGTAGTGGTTAGAAATAGCACTACACCGACGACAGTCCAGTCAGAGTTTAATGTTCATATTATCTAAAGTGTATAATTTCTGTTTTAGTTGTCTGCATGTTAACTAGTGTGAGCTGTGGCTTTGCGACAAAGCTTGAATCCCAAAATAATATGGGGTGGGATTCCTTATATATCAATCATGTATTTATATTTGCAAGAGGTTGGGAGATGTTCCTCTAATACTGAAGTTAGTAAAACCAATAAATAATGGTTTAAATGTATAGTTATGGTCTTCTTTTGGCTCATAATACTATTCTTCATTTTATACCAATTACAAATTAAACATTTAATGGCCTAAACATTTGCTGTCCAGGAATTCATTCAAAGTTACAATGTCGAATGAAAACAACATTGAAGGCAAGCAGTGATTATACATGATTAGGAATTGTTTTAGTAAAAGCTACAATGTTTTTGGCGTAAACATTTGATATACTACCTTCGTCCCATTTATTTGCTTACCTTTAAATAAACTAAGTGTCGCAAAGAATACAAAACAAATGAGTGAGACGGAGGGAACAAATTTAACGATGCATGATGCATTATGAGGTTTATCCTCTGCTGATATAAATAGAGCAGAGGCTATTGAAACAAAATAACTGGAGTAGTAAACTACGGAATACTAGGTTTATGAAAAAAGCATCCCCAAATAAAAAGCTCCTAAAAAAATGGAATCACAAGTAGAGAAGAGAAATAGTAGTAATAATTCAAAGGATGAAATAGCTCCTCCTTCGGCATTGACGTACCTTGATCCTCTTTACTGGTCTCAATATTACTCTTctctccctccgtctcaatcatttgttttcgTACATCCCAATTAGTAGTAATTGATTGATATTTGATGTGATGGACGCAGGAATGAGAGATTTGCAAAGGAACAACATTATGAATGGTTCAAGGATTATTCCCATTTTCGCCACCTTATTTTGGAACACATTCAACCTCATTCCTCTGTAAGTATTCTCCTTTTATGTTAGGATATGATATGAATTGGATTAATTAGGTTTAGAATTGGAATCAgaatgtaattaattaattagaaaatGTTATATAGGTGCTGGAATTGGGTTGCGGAAATTCTCAATTGAGTGATGAAATGCATAAAGATGGTATAAAGGATATTACTTGCACTGATTTATCCCCTGTTGCTGTTCACAATTTGCAAACTAGGGTTTCCGATAAGGGTTTTACaggtttttcctttttttctatttttcttaaTTTTTTATACTGCTTAGTGCTGCTTCTTGCTTACTCCAGTCCTCACTACTAAAGTTAAGCTTTGATTCTCAAGTTTCATTCTTTTTACGTTTAAAAGCTGCTAACTTTGATGTTTCCTACTAGTATCAAGGCATTTTCCCCCTTCATTTTCTCACAGCATACCGGATTCTGCTCTGTATTAGCTTTTCATCTTCTGCACCAAATTTGTGTTTCAAATCACCATGATTTACATGTATTGAAAGGTGTTTAATTTTTACGCAGATCAGTGAATAGTCTTGCAGGCTCCAAGTAGTTGTATAGAATCACATTTGCAAATGATAGAATTTGTGTTGTCAATAATTTCTTGCGCTTGCATGCTTATATCTTCAATTCTGAGTGCGCGTCTTTCTCCTTactttttcttaatttttgtgggGAACCTAAACTATCAGAAATTAAAGCCATGGTTGCGGACATGCTCGACTTGCCTTTCAGCGATGAGACTTTTGATGTGGTCATAGAGAAAGGAACGATGGTAAGACCATATAACATAGTATAAGTATCCTAGAAAAGCTTTCTTTCAACTGATATTGATTACGAAATGCACTTGTGATTGAAGGATGTATTGTTCGTGGACAGCGGTGATCCATGGAATCCACAAGCTGAAACTGTGAAGAAGGTCATGGCTATGCTTCAAGGCGTACATAGGGTCTTGAAGCCAGATGGTATCTTCATCTCTATATCATTTGGGCAGGTAATCTTCATCTCTGTAGGATGCCCCTGAACTCAGAGATGCATTGATATCACATTTCTCATCTCTTATATGGAGTACTTGTCTGTTGTTTGTTCACTTGTTGCAGCCACATTTCAGACGTCCAATATTTGAGGCTCGTGAATTCACCTGGTCAATGAAGTGGGACACGTTTGGAGATGGATTCCATTATTTCTTCTATACTTTAAAGAAGGTTAGTAGTATTGCTTTTAATGACTGGTTTTAGTGCCGGAATGAGGGGGTTTTGACATGCTTAATTGTGGAAGTAGGAGATATATATATACCATCCATAGGCAAGGCATCAAGTACAGGTTGAGGCATAGGGATGTTTGGCAGGTGGGACTCCCAGTAGAGTTTGCCGTCTGATGGACTGCTTGACTAACCTGCATGCCACAAATATATATAGATCACTACATAATACTCCTAACAAAGAATGCTTGCACAATACGGAGAGTAGTATATTAGACATAAAAACGTCAAATTAAAAATATAAGGTTGAGAAATAATAATGACCGAGAAAACAAGGATGACGATGAGGCAGCCGAGATGTATGGAGCAATAATCCATGGTGGTTAATGGTTATTCTAGTATTTTCTTACAACTGAGGAGAATGCTACTGCGAGTAGCAGGTATTAATACACCTCCTCCTGCTACTGCAAAGTGCAAACAGACCAACcttaattttattttttgtctttttttaatATTTCCTTTGCATTATTGATCCCTAGTCCCTACCATTGAATCATTGATTATACAGTCCGTCTTATTGAAGACggccactatccgtcacaagctgaagacggatagtggccctctcacaaaatacaagtgggagggcaagtgggggtatccatttccTCCCACTTACACTATCTATttacattttgtgagagggacactatccgtcttcagcttgtgacggatagtgtccgtcttcaatgagattttgtgttgattATAATGATTCTATAAGCCTTGCATTTTTTTAATGTCTAATAAAGAGGCAAAgataaattatttaattaataatgtcTAATTAGTCTCCATTTCTGTAATATATGTGAGAagtattttattgaaatggggtgaaaatagttGTGCGGAGGGAGTACTTATTATTGTTTGTTGGGAAAAAGCAGTAGCTTATAAATATTTTATTAGGCATTATTGTTTTCTTTTGATTCAAAATTGACTGAATTTGTGCGATTGATTCGAatcaaaataatttatttaattagtaattattattattattattattattgtctccTGCTGAAAGCAAGTGGTCACTCTAGATAAGAGTAATAATTCCTCACTAAAAGCCGTGAATTTGTTTGCTGGGAAAAACTCAAAAAAGCTACTCCGTACATGAGTAGGTCACAACTTGCGGTAGATGCCAACTAGCTTAGCTAGTAAAGTTGTGAGATGTGGTGCTCATGACTCGGGGTCAAATCCCGTCAGCATCAAAATCACACTTATAGCTCCCTTAAGACCGACAAAACCTGCTCCTACTCTAACCAATAATTCCTCACTCAAAAAGATAAAGAATGAGGCCGAAATGGCTTATTCATATGTAATTTATGAGTTATAGATGGAGAAACTAGTAACTACTCCGTAGCGAGGTTGTGAAAAAAAGGTAGAGATGGAGCCTGGAGGAATGAGTAACTTGGTAGTGAGAACAGTAAGAGATGAGTCGATAAATGGCTGTGAGTAAGTGTTTCGTGGCCTTATAGAGTACCCATATCTCATATTACTACTAACATcacaaatttttgtttcagacaacaatatccgtcttaaacttaaaacgtaCGGAGTATTAAATATGATAGATGAGACAAAAAGAGGATGCTTAGGGACAAACAAAATATTGTCCGATATTTGTAGGTGGGATTATATTTGACATGTTTTATTTCTTAGGACGGATATTGTCATCCTAAGAGAGACTTAGTATATTAACATTCGTAGGCGGTAGCCAGTGGGAATGATGGACTTGCTAGTATTTGAATGTCAGTACATCCTCAGTCATACATTCTAATTTTATTACTTGAAATTTAAACGTTTTTATTGTTTTTGACAAGATTTAGATATTCCATATTTGGACGCTCTGACTGCTGACTTCTGACTGATGAATATCCTTTGTACCTGGCTTGTACGTGTGGGAGTCACTGACCTTATGAATCTTGCTCAATTGTCCATAACCTCACCTGATGTTGTTCACACCTATACTATCCCTGTATATATATTCCTGTTCCTATCCGGCTCATTATTCGTACCATCCCTACAAAATTGCAGACATGTCCTACTTCAGATTTTCCGCCATCTATTCTGCTATGTTTCTCATTTACTGCTTTGACTCGTCTCTTGCTACGACCCCTGAAACCGACCGTGCAGCATTACTCGCTATCAAAGCCAAAATAACACATGATCCTCTCGGTGTTACCAGCTCGTGGAACGACACAATTGACTTGTGTGACTGGCACGGGGTTACTTGTGATCAGGAGCACCACAGAATGAGGACCCTCAATCTGCATTCTGCAAAGCTTGCAGGTACTCTCTCTTCCTATATCGGAAATTTAAGCTTCCTAACAGAGCTCTACCTTCAGAATAACAGCTTTGCTGGTACTATCCCTTCTGAAATGGGACAGTTGAAGAGACTGCAATCTCTATGGTTGTTTAATAATTCAATGGTCGGGGAAATACCGTCCAACTTATCTTCTTGTTCCAACCTCATTGAGTTAAACCTCTCTAACAACAGGTTGGTTGGAAGCATACCGCATCAGCTTGTTTCCCTGTTACATCTGCAAGTTCTCGACTTAGCGATTAACAAATTGACTGGAAACATCCCAACGTCTTTGGGAAACTTGTCATCACTCAATAATCTGATATTGGGTCGAAACAATTTAGTAGGAAGTATCCCGGCTAGCTTAGGAAACCTCAGAAATTTATTGAATTTCAATTTACCCATGAACAAGTTGTTTGGGACTGTCCCAGTATCAGTCTTTAATATCTCGTCTTTGACGCATTTTAACATAGCATACAACAGCATTGAAGGAACCCTTCCTTCAGATTTAGGGGTCAGGCTTCCTGATATCCAGTATTTCTCGATATTCAGTAACCAATTCACTGGAACTATTCCTTCTTCGATATCCAACTCCTCTAATTTAGAAATTCTGCAGTTTGCTCTAAACCGTCTTTCAGGACAAGTGCCTTCTCTGCACAAGTTACAAAGGCTTAGATCCTTCACAATTTATAGCAACTACCTCGGAAATAAGAGCGACAGTGATATGGATTTTGTCTCCTCTTTAGCTAATGCCACAATGTTGTCTAACTTGGACATCAGTGTAAACAACTTCAAAGGAACATTTCCACAAATCATCTGTAATTTCACAATACTTTCTTATTTAGGGTTGGAGTACAATCACATAGACGGAAGCATTCCGATTTGCATTGAACACCTGACAAAATTGCAATTCTTCACTGCTACCTCTAACCAACTTTCCGGTGCCATTCCTCAAAGTATAGGGAACCTCCAGAATCTAATAGGCTTGTGTTTAGCCGGTAACAGTTTATCTGGGCACGTGCCATCCACAGTCCGGAGCTTGACCATGTTAACTTATCTTGAACTATCTGGAAATCATCTTGATGGTCATATACCATCAAGTTTAGGAAACTGTAGCAACTTACTGGCATTGGATCTTTCTGAGAACCATTTTGGCGGGAACATACCCGCTGAACTTCTTAGCCTCTCCACCTTGTCCATTGTACTCAACCTGTCTTCTAATTACCTAAATGGTACCATCTCTGAACAAATCGGAAAACTGTATAAACTTGACATTCTTGACGTTTCTAGAAATGCGCTATCAGGAGAAATACCAAGCACTATTGGAGCTTGCATAGGTTTAGAGGAACTAATTATGGCCGGAAACTTTTTCCAAGGCCCGATTCCTGAAGCACTGAAGACATTGGGAGGCCTTCATGTTTTAGATTTGTCACGGAATAATTTCTCTGGTAAAATTCCGACATTTCTGACAAGCCTCCATCAGTTACAAACACTTAACCTATCTTACAATAACCTTGAAGGTGAGTTGCCCATTGACGGAGTCTTCAACAATGCATCTGGTACTTCATTAGTCGGAAACAATAGACTTTGTGGAGGGATACCTGAGTTTAAGCTGCCCAGTTGCAGTTTTAGCGGCAAAAGCCAGAATAGATCGCGCCACAAAATAAAATTAGTAATTGCAATTCTTTGTGGCTGTGTAGTAGTTACTTTTCTGGTGGTAATAATGTTGTTATACATCTTTTGGCACGGAAAAAAGAAGAGCAACCCAACAGCTTCAGCTGATTTGGAAAAGTTTCCAAATTTGTCTTACCAGTGTCTTCTAAAAGCCACAAATGGGTTCTCTGCAGAAAACATGTTGGGTAGCGGTGGGTTTGGGGTTGTATACAAAGGATCACTTGGCCAAGATAATACATTGATTGCCATCAAGATTTTTAAGCTCGAGAACCGTGGTGCTTCTCAGAGTTTTATGGCTGAATGTGGAGTACTTCGGAACATTAGACACCGGAATCTCATCAAAGTCATAACAGCTTGTTCAAGTGTTGATTATCAGGGAAGGGATTTCAAGGCTTTGGTGTATGAGTACATGGTTAACGGGAGTTTGGATGATTGGTTGCATCCAAAAGCAATCAAGGGACATGACGGCACAAATAATCCGACAAAAATTAGATTTCAACCAAAGACTTGATATTGCAGTAGAAGTTGCTTTGGCCTTGGAATATCTTCACCATTGCTGTGATGTGCCCGTCATTCACTGTGACCTCAAGCCAAGTAATGTTCTCCTTGATGATGAAATGGTTGCTCATGTGAGTGACTTTGGGTTGGCTAAATTCCTCTCGCAAGGCATCATCAGCTCCAGTGCGGATCAATCTAGTTTGTTCGGAGTTAGGGGAACCATCGGCTACACCCCTCCAGGTAAGCTAACTCCCTTATCCCTTTATAAAGCATTGTTACAAATCCTGTCAAACTTTCACAAGCGTTTAACATTTGTTCACTTTACATGCTGTGCAGAATATGGATTGGGAAACGGTGTGTCGACAAATGGGGACGTTTATAGTTTTGGGATCCTTTTACTGGAGGTATTTACAGGAAAAAGGCCTACAGATAGCATGTTGAAAGAGGGGCTGAGTCTGCACGACTTAGTAAAAGCAGCCCTACCTGAGCACATGACCGAAATTCTAGATCCTGCGCTTGTTGAAGACATAGTAAAGGAGGAGACAAGTGGGACTATGATAACTGTACTCGAGATTGCTCTTTCTTGCTCTGCTCAGTTACCAAGAGACAGGCCGGAAATGAATGACAtcgctgtgaagctgtcatcagTTAGAAACAGGCTTTTCGGAACTCTACCGTCTCTACGTCTGTAATACAAGGAAGACAAATAATCCTAACAGGTTTATATTCATCTAATGCTTCTCGATCTAAATCATATAATTATGAAGATAACTGAAGTACTAAACACAAGGGACTATAATTGAATTTGGGTGTACAGTCAAATCAGagtttaagtaatttaatttgaaTGTACAGTGAATGAGAGTGAACTTAAAGTTGTATCGGATGTAACTGTTGTTCACTCTGGCTACAGGAGGACAAGGTTGATCACCTTCTTAATTTAACTGGAGCAAAGCTGTAATGTGGCAGGTGAATATAAAATCCTCTGCTGTTAATTGATTTGTCTATCTAAACATTAATTTATAGGACTTGTTTCAATATTTAAGGAGCATATAAAAAGTTGATGCCTTAATACTACACAGAATTTGATTTCAATTAGTCAATCATCAAAATACTGCAAACTTATTAGCAGAAAAGTTGTGTTTTTTCCGAACCGTACGCTCAAATGTATACCACTTGATTAAAACCTCAGTGATAGGTAAGACATCCTATAAATATAAAGGGGTGTACACCATGGGAAATAGGTCCAACTTAGTACCCTTCCTTCCTCATTAATATATTTCGTGCATGAACTCAAGTTAGGTGTATGGACAATGGATGTAGGGTCTGAAGATGAGAAATAAGAGGGAGGGACTGTCGACATGATTAGACAAAGGAAGAAGGCCACCAACCAGTGGAACTCAAGTAGGGAGGTTttaatatatattatatattaaaacaagaCTTTAAAATTCCACATTTGTCAAATCCTCAAGTCGTCGTCGACTTCATTTTTCCATAAGCTTTGGTAAATGGTTATGTATAATGATGACACATTATTACCATCAGTAATAGAGTGCTGTTAATCAAGAAAATGTGCACTATCTATCATCCACTTCCAAATCATTATTACTATCAGTAATAGAGTTTCTTAAGCAGccataaacaaacaatcattaTTACTATCTCAAAGTTTGGCCTTGTCGTTTTCTCCATCTAGATATCGACTTGTCTTCTTCCCAAGTCAACCAAGTCTTCTCTTCAAGCACACCCAAGTCTTGACTAATTACAGTCTCCACTACTTTTCTCACTTTGCGCGCGGCTACTGTTTTCCACTACATATACTCAGTATAAAAAGGAGATGTTTATGACTCTTATCAACATATCTCTAATACTCCACTTAAACCAGCTTTGGCTTTTAAAAAACATATATTAAACATAAGCATGTCATTGAAGCTGTTTATATGCGCTTCTGTGCTCCTTGTATGTTGCATTCAGGTCTCCATAGCCGGGACTAATGAAACAGACAAGCAAGCATTGCTTGATATTAAGGCCCTCATAAAAAAAGATCCTTTGGGGGTGTTGAGCTCCTGGAATGACTCCTTACCCGTTTGCAACTGGTATGGAGTTCAGTGTGGTCTAAAGCATGCAAGGGTGACGTTACTAGCCCTCGACTCCTCCAAGTTATCAGGTACCATCTCTCCTTCCATAGGTAATCTAACCTTTCTCTCGGTTCTCAACCTCAAAAATAACAGTTTTGGAGGCACCATCCCTCCTGAAATCGGCGGGTTATACCGTTTGCAGGATTTAGAACTCAACAATAACAGTTTTGGAGGAAAAATTCCTCCTGAATTTGGCCGTTTATATAATTTGGTGTATATGTCCCTCAGTTACAATTATCTCGTAGGAGAGCTTCCCTCCAATATATCAAGATGCTCCCAACTTAGGGAAATACATGTCTATCAGAACACTCTAGTCGGACAAATCCCTCCTGAGCTTGGTTCTCTCCCATATTTGGAAACTCTTGTCCTCTCAGTTAACAACTTTACAGGTACCATTCCTGCTTCTCTTGGAAACTTGTCCTCTCTCTCGACTCTACGGATACAGCAAAACAACTTGGTTGGGAGTATCCCAACTAGCTTAGGGAAATTAAATAACCTTGTTGTTCTCGACCTTGACACAAATAACTTCATTGGACAAGTTCCACCCTCCATTTTCAATCTCTCATATCTCCAACAATTAACTCTGGGATCAAACCACTTGGAAGGAAATCTGCCTTCTGATTTAGGCAACATGCTGCCTAATATCCAGTATTTTGATATAAGTCTTAATCATTTCTCAGGCTCGATTCCTTCCTCCATTTCCAATTCCTCCAATCTAGTGACTCTCATAATGCCTCACAACAAATTTCAAGGACAGGTTCCTTCTTTGCGGGGGTTAAACAATCTTCAAAATCTTGAGCTCTTCGATAACAAACTTGGAGTGGGTGATCCAGCTAATGATTTGGAGTTTATTTATTCCCTGGCTAATGCAACAAATTTAGTGAGGTTTGTAGTCGGAAATAATAACTTCAGTGGGACATTTCCTACAATCTTCTGTAATTTCTCAATGCTTTCTGTCTTAACCATTGGAGAAAATTACTTAACCGGGGAAATCCCATCTTGCATAGGCAATTTGGCAAACTTGGCGAGCTTAGATGTTAGAGAAAACAACCTTGTTGGAGTTATACCCCAGAGTATAGGAAGGCTCCCTCTTCTGTACATTCTCTATCTTGGTGACAACCTATTATCAGGCCGCATACCATCCACCATTGGAAACATAACACTGCTACAAATCTTTATGGTGTACAATAATTA from Silene latifolia isolate original U9 population chromosome 5, ASM4854445v1, whole genome shotgun sequence encodes the following:
- the LOC141657539 gene encoding uncharacterized protein LOC141657539 isoform X4, with the protein product MESQVEKRNSSNNSKDEIAPPSALTYLDPLYWNERFAKEQHYEWFKDYSHFRHLILEHIQPHSSVLELGCGNSQLSDEMHKDGIKDITCTDLSPVAVHNLQTRVSDKGFTEIKAMVADMLDLPFSDETFDVVIEKGTMDVLFVDSGDPWNPQAETVKKVMAMLQGVHRVLKPDGIFISISFGQPHFRRPIFEAREFTWSMKWDTFGDGFHYFFYTLKKVSCPLTESSTMHLVLH
- the LOC141657539 gene encoding uncharacterized protein LOC141657539 isoform X1; this encodes MESQVEKRNSSNNSKDEIAPPSALTYLDPLYWNERFAKEQHYEWFKDYSHFRHLILEHIQPHSSVLELGCGNSQLSDEMHKDGIKDITCTDLSPVAVHNLQTRVSDKGFTEIKAMVADMLDLPFSDETFDVVIEKGTMDVLFVDSGDPWNPQAETVKKVMAMLQGVHRVLKPDGIFISISFGQPHFRRPIFEAREFTWSMKWDTFGDGFHYFFYTLKKCLLKATNGFSAENMLGSGGFGVVYKGSLGQDNTLIAIKIFKLENRGASQSFMAECGVLRNIRHRNLIKVITACSSVDYQGRDFKALVYEYMVNGSLDDWLHPKAIKGHDGTNNPTKIRFQPKT
- the LOC141657539 gene encoding uncharacterized protein LOC141657539 isoform X5 yields the protein MESQVEKRNSSNNSKDEIAPPSALTYLDPLYWNERFAKEQHYEWFKDYSHFRHLILEHIQPHSSVLELGCGNSQLSDEMHKDGIKDITCTDLSPVAVHNLQTRVSDKGFTEIKAMVADMLDLPFSDETFDVVIEKGTMDVLFVDSGDPWNPQAETVKKVMAMLQGVHRVLKPDGIFISISFGQPHFRRPIFEAREFTWSMKWDTFGDGFHYFFYTLKKGWSTIT
- the LOC141657539 gene encoding putative LRR receptor-like serine/threonine-protein kinase At3g47570 isoform X2, with translation MLFTPILSLYIYSCSYPAHYSYHPYKIADMSYFRFSAIYSAMFLIYCFDSSLATTPETDRAALLAIKAKITHDPLGVTSSWNDTIDLCDWHGVTCDQEHHRMRTLNLHSAKLAGELPIDGVFNNASGTSLVGNNRLCGGIPEFKLPSCSFSGKSQNRSRHKIKLVIAILCGCVVVTFLVVIMLLYIFWHGKKKSNPTASADLEKFPNLSYQCLLKATNGFSAENMLGSGGFGVVYKGSLGQDNTLIAIKIFKLENRGASQSFMAECGVLRNIRHRNLIKVITACSSVDYQGRDFKALVYEYMVNGSLDDWLHPKAIKGHDGTNNPTKIRFQPKT
- the LOC141657539 gene encoding putative receptor-like protein kinase At3g47110 isoform X3, which encodes MAGNFFQGPIPEALKTLGGLHVLDLSRNNFSGKIPTFLTSLHQLQTLNLSYNNLEGELPIDGVFNNASGTSLVGNNRLCGGIPEFKLPSCSFSGKSQNRSRHKIKLVIAILCGCVVVTFLVVIMLLYIFWHGKKKSNPTASADLEKFPNLSYQCLLKATNGFSAENMLGSGGFGVVYKGSLGQDNTLIAIKIFKLENRGASQSFMAECGVLRNIRHRNLIKVITACSSVDYQGRDFKALVYEYMVNGSLDDWLHPKAIKGHDGTNNPTKIRFQPKT
- the LOC141655523 gene encoding receptor kinase-like protein Xa21, translating into MVAHVSDFGLAKFLSQGIISSSADQSSLFGVRGTIGYTPPEYGLGNGVSTNGDVYSFGILLLEVFTGKRPTDSMLKEGLSLHDLVKAALPEHMTEILDPALVEDIVKEETSGTMITVLEIALSCSAQLPRDRPEMNDIAVKLSSVRNRLFGTLPSLLNESELKVVSDVTVVHSGYRRTRLITFLI